In Zingiber officinale cultivar Zhangliang chromosome 11B, Zo_v1.1, whole genome shotgun sequence, a single window of DNA contains:
- the LOC122034140 gene encoding cytochrome P450 81C13-like: MAAAALLQFLLPSLSLFLFSILLIFHCRRQNHRRLPPSPPSFLILGHLHLLNPSIHRPLAAISAAHGPVILLRFGSRTVLLVSSPSAVEECFTVHDVAFANRPHFLAGKILGYDFTRQPTLIVREMVSEGLQLSAATVNAGDDMPEFMRVAWRGLEKRLMRLRRRRDEFWGKLIVLHRERRQSEDNGSGGVDGEGRETLMDVMLSLQNSDPERYTDDIIKGLMTTMFSAGTDSSASTTEWTMSLLLNHPHVLEKAATELDTTVGHERSVSKDDLPNLIYSNSIIHETLRLYPTVPLLAPHETSKDCTVAGFDVFAGTMLLVNAWAIHRDVGLWDEPEKFKSERFMAGEAAEGYKFMPFGMGRRRCLGVGLAIRMVALMLATFVQCFEWEKVSPEEVDMREGPGLSMPKATPLEALYKPRQSMVSLLSQL; the protein is encoded by the exons ATGGCCGCTGCAGCTCTTCTCCAGTTCCTCCTCCCCTCTCTGTCTCTCTTCCTCTTCAGTATTCTTCTCATTTTTCATTGTCGGCGCCAAAACCACCGCCGTCTACCGCCCAGTCCCccttcctttttgattttaggccacctccacctcctcaaCCCGTCGATCCACCGCCCTCTCGCCGCCATCTCCGCCGCCCACGGCCCCGTCATTCTCCTGCGCTTCGGTTCCCGCACTGTCCTCCTCGTGTCCTCTCCGTCCGCCGTCGAAGAGTGCTtcaccgtccacgacgtcgccttCGCGAACCGCCCCCACTTCCTCGCCGGCAAGATCCTCGGATACGACTTCACCCGACAACCTAC GTTAATCGTCAGGGAGATGGTGAGCGAGGGACTACAGTTGAGCGCGGCGACCGTGAACGCAGGGGACGACATGCCGGAGTTTATGAGAGTGGCATGGCGCGGGTTGGAGAAAAGGCTAATGAGGCTTCGGAGGAGGAGGGATGAGTTTTGGGGAAAACTCATAGTGCTGCACCGAGAGAGACGACAGAGCGAGGATAATGGCAGCGGCGGCGTGGATGGGGAAGGAAGGGAGACACTGATGGACGTTATGTTGTCGCTGCAGAACAGCGATCCGGAACGCTACACGGATGACATCATCAAGGGCCTGATGACG ACAATGTTTTCAGCAGGAACAGACTCCTCCGCCAGCACAACAGAGTGGACAATGAGCTTGTTGTTAAACCATCCTCACGTTCTGGAGAAGGCCGCCACCGAGCTCGACACGACGGTCGGCCACGAGCGGTCGGTCTCCAAAGAcgacctccccaacctcatctacTCGAACTCCATCATCCACGAGACTCTGCGATTGTACCCCACCGTCCCTCTCCTCGCGCCTCACGAAACTTCCAAAGACTGCACCGTCGCGGGATTCGATGTCTTCGCCGGCACCATGCTGCTCGTCAACGCGTGGGCTATCCACAGGGATGTCGGCCTCTGGGACGAGCCCGAGAAGTTCAAGTCGGAGAGGTTCATGGCGGGGGAGGCGGCGGAGGGATACAAGTTCATGCCGTTTGGGATGGGGCGACGGCGGTGCCTCGGCGTGGGTCTGGCTATCCGAATGGTGGCACTGATGCTGGCGACGTTCGTCCAGTGCTTTGAGTGGGAGAAAGTGTCGCCGGAGGAGGTGGACATGAGGGAGGGGCCAGGACTGTCCATGCCCAAGGCGACGCCATTGGAGGCGTTGTACAAGCCACGCCAGAGCATGGTGTCACTCCTTTCGCAGCTGTGA